TTCATTGCTCACAATAATAGAATTACAGGGTAGTATTATGGGAAGAAGAAAGAAAATGGTGGAGCGCGTCACTGCGTTGATGGGCACGCCTGAAACGATACGCAACATAGGCATAGTTGCGCACATTGATCACGGTAAAACCACATTATCCGATAACCTGCTGGGCGGAGCCGGAATGATATCCAAGGAGCTGGCAGGTAAGCAGCTCTTCATGGACTCTGACGAGGAAGAACAGGCAAGGGGAATTACCATCGATGCATCCAATGTTTCAATGGTGCACGAATATGAAGGAAAGGAATACCTGATCAACCTTATAGACACACCTGGCCACGTGGACTTTGGTGGAGACGTTACACGTGCCATGCGTGCAGTAGATGGAGCTGTAGTCGTAATTGATGCGGTAGAGGGTACAATGCCACAGACAGAGACTGTTCTGCGGCAGGCCCTAAGAGAGCATGTTAAACCTGTGCTGTTCATAAATAAAGTAGATCGCCTTATAAATGAACTGCAGGTAGATTCTCAGGAAATGCAGGTAAGACTCGGGAAGCTTATAGACCATGTTAACAAGCTCATCAAAGGAATGAACGAAGAGAGATATAAGGCAGGCTGGAAAGTAGATGCTGCTGCCGGTACTGTAGCTTTCGGTTCAGCACTTTATAACTGGGCAATAAGTGTACCAATGATGAAAAAGACTGGTATCAGTTTCAATGATGTATACGACTACTGTAAGAAAGAGGATATGAAGGCACTTGCTGACAAATGTCCTTTGCATGAGGTCGTAAACGACATGGTGGTCAGGTTCCTGCCAAATCCTCTGCAGGCGCAGAAGGGAAGAGTGGCAGCTATCTGGCACGGGGATAAAGAATTACCTATTGCGAAAGCTATGATGAGTGCTGATGCCTCTGCAGACCTTACATTCATGGTCACTGACATATCCATGGACCCACACGCAGGAGAAGTAGCCACTGGAAGACTTTTCAGTGGAAGTCTGACACGTGGAATGGAAGTATACGTATCCGGTGCTGCCAAGAAGAACAGGATACAGCAGGTAGGAATTTTTATGGGCCCCGAGAGGCTTGAAGTCGAAAAGATCCCTGCTGGTAACATAGCTGCTGTAACTGGCCTTAAAGATGCCATCGTAGGTTCCACAGTAACCACTCTGGAAAACATGACACCTTTTGAAAGCATAAAACATGGCAGTGAACCTGTGGTGACAGTTGCAGTCGAAGCAAAGCACATGAAAGATCTCCCCAAGCTTGTTGAAGTCCTTAGACAGGTAGCAAAGGAAGATCCAACACTCAGGATCACCCTTGATGAAGAAACCGGGGAGCACCTGATGGCTGGTATGGGCGAACTTCATCTTGAGGTTATCGCACACAGAATAGAGCGTGACAAAGGAGTGGAGATCACCACAACACCACCGCTGGTTGTATATCGTGAAACAATTCGTGGAAATGCGGGCCCTGTTGAAGGAAAATCACCAAACAGACACAACCGGTTCTATGTAGAGATTGAACCCATTGAGCCAGAAGTGGTCGAACTTATCCGTAACGGCGACATTTCAATGAATATGCCGGAACTGGAACGCCGTGAGAAACTTATGGCAGCTGGAATGAGCAAGGATCAGGCAAAAGGTATCGCAGACATATACGAATCTAATATCTATATAGATATGACAAAGGGTATCCAGTACCTTAATGAAACTATGGAGCTTATCCTTGAAGGATTCCAGGAAGTCATGAAAGCGGGACCATTATCAAGGGAACCCTGTATGGGCATCAAGGTCAAATTAGTGGACGCAAAGTTGCACGAAGATGCTGTACACAGAGGACCTGCTCAGGTAATTCCTGCTTCAAGGCAGGCCATACAGGCAGCCATGCTTATGGCTGGAGATACACTCCTTGAGCCATATCAGAAAGTTTTCATCCAGGTACCACAGGACCAGATGGGTGGAGCAACAAAGGAAATCCAGGGTCGTCGTGGAATTATAATGGATATGCATACTGAAGGCGACACTACAGTTATTGAATCAAGGGCTCCTGTAGCTGCATTATTTGGTTTCGCTGGTGATATCAGGTCAGCGACCGAAGGACGTGCAATGTGGAGCACTGAATTCGCTGGCTTTGAGACACTGCCTACAAACCTGTTGGGCGAGGTAGTAGGAGCCATCAGACAAAGAAAAGGCCTGAAGAAGGACATACCACAGGCATCTGATTACCTTTCCATGTAAGCTGAGGTACAAGGCTTATGCCTGTACCTCCAGCTTTTCCTCGGAAAGGTTTAAACGTAGAAAAAACTATTAGGACAAATCATAATTAACCAATATCAAATAGGAGACGATTTAAATGGCTGAGAAACCACACATGAACTTAGCAGTCATCGGTCACATTGATCACGGCAAATCTACACTTGTCGGAAGATTGATGTTCGAAACCGGGGCAGTGCCTGCACACATGATCGAGAAATACAAGCAGGAAGCAAGAGAAAAAGGAAAGGAATCATTCGCCTTTGCATGGGTTATGGACTCTCTGAAGGAAGAGAGAGAAAGAGGTATCACCATCGATATCGCCCACAGAAGGTTCGACACTGACAAATATTATTTCACAGTCGTGGACTGTCCAGGCCACCGTGACTTCGTAAAGAACATGATCACAGGTGCCTCCCAGGCAGATGCAGCAATCCTTGTAGTCGCCGCACCGGACGGAGTCATGGCACAGACAAGGGAACACATATTTCTGTCCAGAACCCTTGGTATCAACCAGCTGATCATTGCCGTCAACAAAATGGACGCAGCAAAGTACAGCGAGGAAAGATACAATGAAGTAAAGGAACAGGTTTCACAGTTACTCGGCATGGTCGGTTTCAAGGCATCTGAGATCCCATTCATTCCAACCTCTGCTTTTGAAGGAGACAATATTAAGACATCTCCAAGTCCAAATACACCATGGTACAAAGGACCAGGAATTCTTGAAGCCCTTAATGCCCTCAAGCTGCCAGAAAAGCCGGATAAACTTCCACTAAGGATCCCTGTACAGGATGCATACACCATCTCCGGTATCGGAACTGTGCCAGTAGGCAGAGTAGAGACCGGCATAATGAAGAAAGGTGACAAAGTAGTATTCATGCCAACTGGAGCAGGTGGAGAAGTAAAGTCCATCGAAATGCACCATGAGGAAATTGAACAGGCAACCCCGGGCGACAACATCGGCTGGAGCGTAAGAGGTGTAGGAAAGGCGGACGTGCGCAGAGGAGATGTATGTGGACACAGTGCTAACCCACCAAGCGTGGCCGATGAGTTTACCGCACAGATCGTGGTACTCCAGCATCCATCTGCGATCACAGTAGGATATACACCTGTATTCCACTGCCACACCACACAGACCGCATGTACTCTTATGTCAATAGACAAGAAGCTTGACCCCAAATCCGGACAGGTCAAGGAAGAGAACCCCACCTTCATTAAGGCTGGAGATGCGGCAATTGTAACTGTTAAGCCAACAAAGCCAATGTGTATCGAGCCTGTAAAATCAATTCCACAGCTTGGAAGGTTCGCCATTCGTGATATGGGAATGACCATTGCTGCCGGCATGTGCATGAGTGTCAAACAGAAATAAGGACACTCTCCTTTGATCTTAGAGGAGAATAATATGGCACAGAAGGCAAGAATTAGATTATCAGGGATTAGTCCGGTAAATCTGGATGGAGTTTGCGATCAGGTAAAAGCGATCGCTGAAAGGACCGGAGTCAGCATTTCCGGACCAGTACCACTACCAACCAAGAAACTGGTAGTCCCTACGAGGAAGAGCCCAAGCGGAGAAGGAACCGCATCATGGGATCACTGGGAAATGAGAGTACATAAAAGGTTGATAGATATCGCAGCCGATGAAAGGGCATTGAGGCAACTCATGCGTATTCAGGTTCCGAAGGACATTAACATAGAGATAGTACTCCAAAACTGAAAACAAAAAGTTACAGATCATATCTGTAACCCTCTTTTTTCTTTCTTTTATTTCAGCAGGAACCTATTTACAGAGAATCTGCAGAAAGAAATAACATTTTTAATCAGCCAGATAACAAAGTAGTTAATATGTAATCGGGATTAGATTTAATTTTAAAAAACTCTATTATTCGAAGCAGAAAAAATCCTGAAAAACTGGATTGCAAATAGATTAAAATAATAAAAAGTAGTTGAAAGCAATCATTTGCTAGAATTAGAGAGATAAATCATCAAATTATGCAAGCACAGGAAAAAATAGATATCTATTATAATAAAAACAGGATACTTTCATTCCGAAAAGATATGACTTCTGTAAATATGAGTAAATCTCTTTACGAACTTTTTGTCTTGTCATGCCTTTATTAAATTCATTCTGATCTGGATCCAATATCCTGCAAATACCTGTGTGAGAAAGAGGAAAAAATGTCATTTGAAAACCTAAAGATTAAAAAAACGCTTCAAAGAGCGCTTGAAAGCGAAGGATATATCACTCCTACACCCATACAGGCACAAGCAATTCCACATTTATTGGAAAACAGGGATCTGATAGGTATTGCCCAGACAGGTACAGGCAAGACTGCTGCATTTGTATTACCTATACTTCAAAAACTGTCAGAGACAAACAAACCTTCCAAATCCCGAGCGCCACGAGTACTTGTACTTGCACCTACGAGAGAGCTTGCTGCACAGATAGGAGACAGCTTTTCCACTTATGGGCAGTTCATAAGGTTCCGGTACACAGTTGTATTCGGTGGTGTAGGACAAGGACCCCAGGTGAAGGCTTTAGCACACGGTGTTGATGTTCTTATCGCTACTCCAGGAAGACTGCTTGATCTCCTGGACCAGGGACACGTAAAATTGAACGAAGTGGAGTTCTTTGTGCTTGATGAAGCTGACAGGATGTTGGATATGGGTTTCATAAAAGATGTGTACAGAATAGTACCCTTACTTCCTGTAAAAAGACAATCTCTTTTCTTCTCTGCTACAATGTCTCCACAGATTGCAGAACTTGCCAGAAAACTTCTAACAAGCCCGGTACATGTGGAAGTATCCCCTCAGGCAACAACAGTAGAAAAAATAGACCAATTCGTCTTTTTCGTGGACCAGGAGAACAAAGACAACCTGTTGCTTGGCCTCCTGCAGCACAATCATTTAAGATCTGTTTTAGTTTTTACCCGCACAAAACATCGTGCAAATAAAGTGGCTTTGATGCTTAACAAGAATAAAATCGAAGCCGATGCCATCCATGGTAATAAATCACAAAACCAGCGTACTAAAGCCATGGACGATTTCAAGTCAGGGAATGTAAGAGTACTGGTGGCAACAGATATTGCTGCGCGGGGAATCGATATTGAGGATATATCTCATGTCATAAACTACGATCTTCCTAACGAACCAGAGAATTATGTACATCGCATCGGACGCACGGCAAGAGCAGGATCGGATGGTACAGCATACTCATTCTGTGCAGCAGACGAACGTGATTATCTGCGCAGCATCGAAAAACTCACACGGCAGGAAATAGAGGTTGCAGAACATCACTATCATTCGGAAACAGCAAGGAACGCTACTGGAGACGCAGCCAAACCAGCTCCAAGAACACAGCGTGGATCCGGACAGAAAACCAGACCACAAAAACAGAACAGACAACACCCAGTATCAAGGAAACCGCGTCCTGCAAGAGGAAGCTAACCATCTGAAAATAACATCAACAGCACATTTATCAGTGATGAATACCTTACCGGTATTCACTCTTTGGACCTGTAGTGTAGCGGATATCACTTAAGCCTCCGGAGCTTAGAACCCGGGTTCGAGTCCCGGCAGGTCCGCTAAAATAAATTGTTTTTATTATTTTTAACGTCCTCAAAAAATAGTGAAAACTTGATTGACTACACCGACCTTATAAGACGGAAACCAAGCGAGCAGTGGCCATAGCCCTGTTATTAAACTATATATATACATATATATATACATGCGTGTGTGTGTTGCGTGCACATACATAACTTTTAAGAAAGCATTTACTTTTACCTGCATCAGTAAGAAATATAAATATTCAAAATAGTTGATAAATGGGATATCCAAATGAAAGATTACTTGAGGAAAAAAAATAAAATAAAAGGCAGAAACAAAAAAGCTGTTGTGAAGGACATCCAATTGCGCAGCATTGCAATTGGAATAGGTATTGTCCTGATCCTCACAGGGATCGTAGGGATATTATACAACATTCAGAATTCTGAAGATTGGTCTGTCTCCGACGAAGGCATATTGTCCTATGACCTTCCGGAGAGAACAGATTATTCAATCACTGATGTTAACACATCAGAAGATGGTGATGTACTAAAATATTTGACATTTAAAAGCGAGGATGAAATCATCGGGGGACTTATGCGTTTTCCTTCATACGGTGATAAAGTCCCTGGCATAGTAGTGCTCCCGGGGGCAGGAGTAACTAAGGAAGGACAGCAGAGACTTGCATCCGACCTTGCAGATATGGGATATGCCACGATCACTATAGACCAGCGCAACATAGGAGTTGTGGACCCTGTAAAAGACCTCGCACTGTTCAATGAAGGAAAAGAAAGCTCAGAATACCGCATGGTGTATGATGCACTCATGGCTGCAGAAGTATTAAGAGATCAGAAGGAAGTGGATCCTGAAAAGATAGCTATGCTCGGAATAAGTAATGGTGGGAGGTTTGCCATAATTGCAGCAGCCCTTGATCCTAAAATTAAAGGAGTTGTAGGTATCAGCACATCCGGGTATGGAACAGGCTCAATTGATAAAAACAATGTCGATGAAAACACGTTCACTTTTTACAGGTCCATAGATCCTGATAGCTACATAGCAACAATATCCCCCCGCAAAGTGATTATGTTTCATGCATCCGATGATACTGTAGTTCCCTACAGTATGGCCCAAGATACCTTTGAACTGGCCAGAGAACCAAAATCAATGTATACGATCAATGGCAGCAGTCACGGATACGATATGTCTTCAAAAGAAGATTTAGAAAAGGAATTCTCAATAATCCTTGGTTAATAAAAATAAACTATTATATGCAACCTGAAAAGAAAAAGGGGAAACTCATGAAGCTTGAAACACAGGCTGTACCCAGTACCGAGAAACTAACCTGTATTATGTTCGATATGGACAATACACTTTTTGATTTTGTGGAAGCAAAGATACGAGCCTGCCAGGAAATAGTGCAACACATTGGATGTGGAGATGCCCTGGAACTTTTCCAGTACTTCAGAAGACCGGGCCATGGCTTTGAAGACTGGAACAATATCCTGGATTACATTGCAGATAAAGGTGTATTTTCACGATCTGTGTATGATGAATGTTGCCAGATATATGAAACTGAGAAATTAAAAGCTGTAGACCCATATCCTAACGCTGTTCATACTATAAGGGAACTTAAGGAGATGGGGCTTAAAATTGCGATCCTTACCGATGCATATAGCAATAATGCAAAAAAGAGGCTGGAGAAAACAGGATTTACCCAATGGCTGGATGCCCTCTTCTGCGCAGACATTACAGGTTCAAGCAAACCTTCACATCAGACCTTTCTTTTTGCCTTGAATGCACTCGGCCTGCAACCATATGAAACTCTGTTTGTTGGTGACAGCCTGCACAGGGATATCGCACCTTCAAAGGCTTTAGGAATGCTCACTGCCTATGCAGCTTACGGAGACCGGAACGGCGACATGAACAAAAGATCTGAAGCTATATCTCCTGACTTTATATTGAACGATATAAGCGAAGTTCTGAACCTATTTGGACCT
This DNA window, taken from Methanomethylovorans hollandica DSM 15978, encodes the following:
- a CDS encoding elongation factor EF-2; translation: MGRRKKMVERVTALMGTPETIRNIGIVAHIDHGKTTLSDNLLGGAGMISKELAGKQLFMDSDEEEQARGITIDASNVSMVHEYEGKEYLINLIDTPGHVDFGGDVTRAMRAVDGAVVVIDAVEGTMPQTETVLRQALREHVKPVLFINKVDRLINELQVDSQEMQVRLGKLIDHVNKLIKGMNEERYKAGWKVDAAAGTVAFGSALYNWAISVPMMKKTGISFNDVYDYCKKEDMKALADKCPLHEVVNDMVVRFLPNPLQAQKGRVAAIWHGDKELPIAKAMMSADASADLTFMVTDISMDPHAGEVATGRLFSGSLTRGMEVYVSGAAKKNRIQQVGIFMGPERLEVEKIPAGNIAAVTGLKDAIVGSTVTTLENMTPFESIKHGSEPVVTVAVEAKHMKDLPKLVEVLRQVAKEDPTLRITLDEETGEHLMAGMGELHLEVIAHRIERDKGVEITTTPPLVVYRETIRGNAGPVEGKSPNRHNRFYVEIEPIEPEVVELIRNGDISMNMPELERREKLMAAGMSKDQAKGIADIYESNIYIDMTKGIQYLNETMELILEGFQEVMKAGPLSREPCMGIKVKLVDAKLHEDAVHRGPAQVIPASRQAIQAAMLMAGDTLLEPYQKVFIQVPQDQMGGATKEIQGRRGIIMDMHTEGDTTVIESRAPVAALFGFAGDIRSATEGRAMWSTEFAGFETLPTNLLGEVVGAIRQRKGLKKDIPQASDYLSM
- the tuf gene encoding translation elongation factor EF-1 subunit alpha; protein product: MAEKPHMNLAVIGHIDHGKSTLVGRLMFETGAVPAHMIEKYKQEAREKGKESFAFAWVMDSLKEERERGITIDIAHRRFDTDKYYFTVVDCPGHRDFVKNMITGASQADAAILVVAAPDGVMAQTREHIFLSRTLGINQLIIAVNKMDAAKYSEERYNEVKEQVSQLLGMVGFKASEIPFIPTSAFEGDNIKTSPSPNTPWYKGPGILEALNALKLPEKPDKLPLRIPVQDAYTISGIGTVPVGRVETGIMKKGDKVVFMPTGAGGEVKSIEMHHEEIEQATPGDNIGWSVRGVGKADVRRGDVCGHSANPPSVADEFTAQIVVLQHPSAITVGYTPVFHCHTTQTACTLMSIDKKLDPKSGQVKEENPTFIKAGDAAIVTVKPTKPMCIEPVKSIPQLGRFAIRDMGMTIAAGMCMSVKQK
- the rpsJ gene encoding 30S ribosomal protein S10 — encoded protein: MAQKARIRLSGISPVNLDGVCDQVKAIAERTGVSISGPVPLPTKKLVVPTRKSPSGEGTASWDHWEMRVHKRLIDIAADERALRQLMRIQVPKDINIEIVLQN
- a CDS encoding DEAD/DEAH box helicase; translated protein: MSFENLKIKKTLQRALESEGYITPTPIQAQAIPHLLENRDLIGIAQTGTGKTAAFVLPILQKLSETNKPSKSRAPRVLVLAPTRELAAQIGDSFSTYGQFIRFRYTVVFGGVGQGPQVKALAHGVDVLIATPGRLLDLLDQGHVKLNEVEFFVLDEADRMLDMGFIKDVYRIVPLLPVKRQSLFFSATMSPQIAELARKLLTSPVHVEVSPQATTVEKIDQFVFFVDQENKDNLLLGLLQHNHLRSVLVFTRTKHRANKVALMLNKNKIEADAIHGNKSQNQRTKAMDDFKSGNVRVLVATDIAARGIDIEDISHVINYDLPNEPENYVHRIGRTARAGSDGTAYSFCAADERDYLRSIEKLTRQEIEVAEHHYHSETARNATGDAAKPAPRTQRGSGQKTRPQKQNRQHPVSRKPRPARGS
- a CDS encoding alpha/beta hydrolase codes for the protein MKDYLRKKNKIKGRNKKAVVKDIQLRSIAIGIGIVLILTGIVGILYNIQNSEDWSVSDEGILSYDLPERTDYSITDVNTSEDGDVLKYLTFKSEDEIIGGLMRFPSYGDKVPGIVVLPGAGVTKEGQQRLASDLADMGYATITIDQRNIGVVDPVKDLALFNEGKESSEYRMVYDALMAAEVLRDQKEVDPEKIAMLGISNGGRFAIIAAALDPKIKGVVGISTSGYGTGSIDKNNVDENTFTFYRSIDPDSYIATISPRKVIMFHASDDTVVPYSMAQDTFELAREPKSMYTINGSSHGYDMSSKEDLEKEFSIILG
- a CDS encoding HAD family hydrolase, which encodes MKLETQAVPSTEKLTCIMFDMDNTLFDFVEAKIRACQEIVQHIGCGDALELFQYFRRPGHGFEDWNNILDYIADKGVFSRSVYDECCQIYETEKLKAVDPYPNAVHTIRELKEMGLKIAILTDAYSNNAKKRLEKTGFTQWLDALFCADITGSSKPSHQTFLFALNALGLQPYETLFVGDSLHRDIAPSKALGMLTAYAAYGDRNGDMNKRSEAISPDFILNDISEVLNLFGPGKRA